A single genomic interval of Macadamia integrifolia cultivar HAES 741 chromosome 6, SCU_Mint_v3, whole genome shotgun sequence harbors:
- the LOC122082729 gene encoding transmembrane protein 161B isoform X3, with product MILTFEVRQRIMVPIFEAYKNLILQAALCLSVTFFLTILRIPTRFLEGLYTYIHPESLGNDQNQSNVRAAIRRPQSTDSSSGTGLEGYKNLSSREHPEPKKKNRSKEKFEFDESNAQIFRLRLVDSHLESRLYFAGYRDAFVYSIVALSSILLHRFLPVSEGSGSLVNGALVPVLLGLVAVCKIFVLLGKVSFERSASKRSEKQISILMGFLGFLSVLAIVFRVTPSLFDFELDSVDGLGKFSIAVFVGCLTGFLFMPATKSARSFWLGTDQLRWNLSIISCGWIARMLLYMNLLVIIFASLLWINPFAEMLVNKNSSDIKGRNSSLGTRDADKLAGNFGMAQSDFTKLRLWCLLVSGFSQIVALRPNLQMYLNEAVLSWYQRLHAMYFRPILILHLYS from the exons ATGATTCTTACTTTCGAGGTTAGACAAAGAATCATGGTACCCATCTTTGAGGCTTACAAAAATCTGATTCTTCAAGCGGCGCTGTGTCTCTCGGTTACGTTCTTCCTCACCATCCTTAGGATCCCAACAAGATTTCTCGAGGGTCTTTACACTTACATCCACCCAGAAAGCCTCGGCAATGACCAGAACCAATCGAATGTCAGAGCGGCGATTCGGAGGCCCCAGAGCACAGATTCATCATCAGGTACTGGTCTCGAGGGTTACAAGAACCTGTCTTCCAGAGAGCACCCAGAGCCCAAGAAGAAGAATCGTTCCAAGGAAAAATTCGAATTTGATGAAAGCAATGCTCAGATCTTCAGATTACGTCTCGTCGATAGCCATCTCGAATCGCGGCTTTATTTTGCGGGATATCGAGATGCTTTCGTTTACTCGATTGTAGCTCTCTCCAGTATTTTGCTTCACCGTTTCTTGCCCGTCTCGGAAGGCTCCGGATCTCTCGTTAATGGAGCTCTAGTTCCTGTTCTGTTGGGACTCGTTGCTGTTTGCAAGATATTCGTGTTGCTTGGCAAGGTATCGTTTGAGAGATCTGCGTCGAAGAGGTCGGAGAAGCAGATAAGCATTCTTATGGGttttttggggtttctctcaGTGCTTGCGATTGTTTTTAGGGTTACTCCTTCTTTGTTCGATTTTGAACTTGATTCAGTTGATGGGTTAGGGAAGTTCTCAATCGCTGTTTTTGTTGGATGTCTTACGGGGTTTCTGTTCATGCCAGCGACAAAGAGTGCGCGGTCATTTTGGCTTGGCACTGATCAGCTTCGTTGGAATTTGTCCATAATTTCTTGCGGTTGGATTGCTCGGATGCTTCTTTATATGAATTTATTGGTGATTATATTCGCATCATTGCTCTGGATTAATCCATTTGCAGAAATGCTTGTTAACAAAAACAGTTCTGATATCAAAGGAAGGAATTCAAGTCTGGGAACTAGAGATGCTGATAAGTTGGCTGGGAATTTTGGGATGGCACAATCAGATTTTACAAAGTTGAGGCTTTGGTGTTTGTTGGTTTCGGGTTTCTCACAGATTGTTGCGCTGCGCCCCAACTTACAAATGTATTTGAATGAGGCAGTGTTATCTTGGTACCAGAGATTACATGCTA TGTATTTTCGACCAATCTTGATACTTCATCTCTATAGTTAA
- the LOC122082729 gene encoding transmembrane protein 161B isoform X4 encodes MILTFEVRQRIMVPIFEAYKNLILQAALCLSVTFFLTILRIPTRFLEGLYTYIHPESLGNDQNQSNVRAAIRRPQSTDSSSGTGLEGYKNLSSREHPEPKKKNRSKEKFEFDESNAQIFRLRLVDSHLESRLYFAGYRDAFVYSIVALSSILLHRFLPVSEGSGSLVNGALVPVLLGLVAVCKIFVLLGKVSFERSASKRSEKQISILMGFLGFLSVLAIVFRVTPSLFDFELDSVDGLGKFSIAVFVGCLTGFLFMPATKSARSFWLGTDQLRWNLSIISCGWIARMLLYMNLLVIIFASLLWINPFAEMLVNKNSSDIKGRNSSLGTRDADKLAGNFGMAQSDFTKLRLWCLLVSGFSQIVALRPNLQMYLNEAVLSWYQRLHANWKRLPA; translated from the exons ATGATTCTTACTTTCGAGGTTAGACAAAGAATCATGGTACCCATCTTTGAGGCTTACAAAAATCTGATTCTTCAAGCGGCGCTGTGTCTCTCGGTTACGTTCTTCCTCACCATCCTTAGGATCCCAACAAGATTTCTCGAGGGTCTTTACACTTACATCCACCCAGAAAGCCTCGGCAATGACCAGAACCAATCGAATGTCAGAGCGGCGATTCGGAGGCCCCAGAGCACAGATTCATCATCAGGTACTGGTCTCGAGGGTTACAAGAACCTGTCTTCCAGAGAGCACCCAGAGCCCAAGAAGAAGAATCGTTCCAAGGAAAAATTCGAATTTGATGAAAGCAATGCTCAGATCTTCAGATTACGTCTCGTCGATAGCCATCTCGAATCGCGGCTTTATTTTGCGGGATATCGAGATGCTTTCGTTTACTCGATTGTAGCTCTCTCCAGTATTTTGCTTCACCGTTTCTTGCCCGTCTCGGAAGGCTCCGGATCTCTCGTTAATGGAGCTCTAGTTCCTGTTCTGTTGGGACTCGTTGCTGTTTGCAAGATATTCGTGTTGCTTGGCAAGGTATCGTTTGAGAGATCTGCGTCGAAGAGGTCGGAGAAGCAGATAAGCATTCTTATGGGttttttggggtttctctcaGTGCTTGCGATTGTTTTTAGGGTTACTCCTTCTTTGTTCGATTTTGAACTTGATTCAGTTGATGGGTTAGGGAAGTTCTCAATCGCTGTTTTTGTTGGATGTCTTACGGGGTTTCTGTTCATGCCAGCGACAAAGAGTGCGCGGTCATTTTGGCTTGGCACTGATCAGCTTCGTTGGAATTTGTCCATAATTTCTTGCGGTTGGATTGCTCGGATGCTTCTTTATATGAATTTATTGGTGATTATATTCGCATCATTGCTCTGGATTAATCCATTTGCAGAAATGCTTGTTAACAAAAACAGTTCTGATATCAAAGGAAGGAATTCAAGTCTGGGAACTAGAGATGCTGATAAGTTGGCTGGGAATTTTGGGATGGCACAATCAGATTTTACAAAGTTGAGGCTTTGGTGTTTGTTGGTTTCGGGTTTCTCACAGATTGTTGCGCTGCGCCCCAACTTACAAATGTATTTGAATGAGGCAGTGTTATCTTGGTACCAGAGATTACATGCTA ATTGGAAACGGTTACCAGCTTGA
- the LOC122082729 gene encoding transmembrane protein 161B isoform X2 produces the protein MILTFEVRQRIMVPIFEAYKNLILQAALCLSVTFFLTILRIPTRFLEGLYTYIHPESLGNDQNQSNVRAAIRRPQSTDSSSGTGLEGYKNLSSREHPEPKKKNRSKEKFEFDESNAQIFRLRLVDSHLESRLYFAGYRDAFVYSIVALSSILLHRFLPVSEGSGSLVNGALVPVLLGLVAVCKIFVLLGKVSFERSASKRSEKQISILMGFLGFLSVLAIVFRVTPSLFDFELDSVDGLGKFSIAVFVGCLTGFLFMPATKSARSFWLGTDQLRWNLSIISCGWIARMLLYMNLLVIIFASLLWINPFAEMLVNKNSSDIKGRNSSLGTRDADKLAGNFGMAQSDFTKLRLWCLLVSGFSQIVALRPNLQMYLNEAVLSWYQRLHANYRDEGTICLTSLARRWQNE, from the exons ATGATTCTTACTTTCGAGGTTAGACAAAGAATCATGGTACCCATCTTTGAGGCTTACAAAAATCTGATTCTTCAAGCGGCGCTGTGTCTCTCGGTTACGTTCTTCCTCACCATCCTTAGGATCCCAACAAGATTTCTCGAGGGTCTTTACACTTACATCCACCCAGAAAGCCTCGGCAATGACCAGAACCAATCGAATGTCAGAGCGGCGATTCGGAGGCCCCAGAGCACAGATTCATCATCAGGTACTGGTCTCGAGGGTTACAAGAACCTGTCTTCCAGAGAGCACCCAGAGCCCAAGAAGAAGAATCGTTCCAAGGAAAAATTCGAATTTGATGAAAGCAATGCTCAGATCTTCAGATTACGTCTCGTCGATAGCCATCTCGAATCGCGGCTTTATTTTGCGGGATATCGAGATGCTTTCGTTTACTCGATTGTAGCTCTCTCCAGTATTTTGCTTCACCGTTTCTTGCCCGTCTCGGAAGGCTCCGGATCTCTCGTTAATGGAGCTCTAGTTCCTGTTCTGTTGGGACTCGTTGCTGTTTGCAAGATATTCGTGTTGCTTGGCAAGGTATCGTTTGAGAGATCTGCGTCGAAGAGGTCGGAGAAGCAGATAAGCATTCTTATGGGttttttggggtttctctcaGTGCTTGCGATTGTTTTTAGGGTTACTCCTTCTTTGTTCGATTTTGAACTTGATTCAGTTGATGGGTTAGGGAAGTTCTCAATCGCTGTTTTTGTTGGATGTCTTACGGGGTTTCTGTTCATGCCAGCGACAAAGAGTGCGCGGTCATTTTGGCTTGGCACTGATCAGCTTCGTTGGAATTTGTCCATAATTTCTTGCGGTTGGATTGCTCGGATGCTTCTTTATATGAATTTATTGGTGATTATATTCGCATCATTGCTCTGGATTAATCCATTTGCAGAAATGCTTGTTAACAAAAACAGTTCTGATATCAAAGGAAGGAATTCAAGTCTGGGAACTAGAGATGCTGATAAGTTGGCTGGGAATTTTGGGATGGCACAATCAGATTTTACAAAGTTGAGGCTTTGGTGTTTGTTGGTTTCGGGTTTCTCACAGATTGTTGCGCTGCGCCCCAACTTACAAATGTATTTGAATGAGGCAGTGTTATCTTGGTACCAGAGATTACATGCTA ATTACAGGGATGAGGGAACCATCTGCCTCACCTCTCTTGCTCGGCGTTGGCAAAACGAATGA
- the LOC122082729 gene encoding transmembrane protein 161B isoform X1, whose amino-acid sequence MILTFEVRQRIMVPIFEAYKNLILQAALCLSVTFFLTILRIPTRFLEGLYTYIHPESLGNDQNQSNVRAAIRRPQSTDSSSGTGLEGYKNLSSREHPEPKKKNRSKEKFEFDESNAQIFRLRLVDSHLESRLYFAGYRDAFVYSIVALSSILLHRFLPVSEGSGSLVNGALVPVLLGLVAVCKIFVLLGKVSFERSASKRSEKQISILMGFLGFLSVLAIVFRVTPSLFDFELDSVDGLGKFSIAVFVGCLTGFLFMPATKSARSFWLGTDQLRWNLSIISCGWIARMLLYMNLLVIIFASLLWINPFAEMLVNKNSSDIKGRNSSLGTRDADKLAGNFGMAQSDFTKLRLWCLLVSGFSQIVALRPNLQMYLNEAVLSWYQRLHASKVPDLDFSRAKIFLHNYYLCLVVLQFFAPSMLVLIFLGLSQFEGDLSMKVPFVCSFFPCYVFVKEVALFMAWWVVFVWTLFTSASLVLYRRGFLYVS is encoded by the coding sequence ATGATTCTTACTTTCGAGGTTAGACAAAGAATCATGGTACCCATCTTTGAGGCTTACAAAAATCTGATTCTTCAAGCGGCGCTGTGTCTCTCGGTTACGTTCTTCCTCACCATCCTTAGGATCCCAACAAGATTTCTCGAGGGTCTTTACACTTACATCCACCCAGAAAGCCTCGGCAATGACCAGAACCAATCGAATGTCAGAGCGGCGATTCGGAGGCCCCAGAGCACAGATTCATCATCAGGTACTGGTCTCGAGGGTTACAAGAACCTGTCTTCCAGAGAGCACCCAGAGCCCAAGAAGAAGAATCGTTCCAAGGAAAAATTCGAATTTGATGAAAGCAATGCTCAGATCTTCAGATTACGTCTCGTCGATAGCCATCTCGAATCGCGGCTTTATTTTGCGGGATATCGAGATGCTTTCGTTTACTCGATTGTAGCTCTCTCCAGTATTTTGCTTCACCGTTTCTTGCCCGTCTCGGAAGGCTCCGGATCTCTCGTTAATGGAGCTCTAGTTCCTGTTCTGTTGGGACTCGTTGCTGTTTGCAAGATATTCGTGTTGCTTGGCAAGGTATCGTTTGAGAGATCTGCGTCGAAGAGGTCGGAGAAGCAGATAAGCATTCTTATGGGttttttggggtttctctcaGTGCTTGCGATTGTTTTTAGGGTTACTCCTTCTTTGTTCGATTTTGAACTTGATTCAGTTGATGGGTTAGGGAAGTTCTCAATCGCTGTTTTTGTTGGATGTCTTACGGGGTTTCTGTTCATGCCAGCGACAAAGAGTGCGCGGTCATTTTGGCTTGGCACTGATCAGCTTCGTTGGAATTTGTCCATAATTTCTTGCGGTTGGATTGCTCGGATGCTTCTTTATATGAATTTATTGGTGATTATATTCGCATCATTGCTCTGGATTAATCCATTTGCAGAAATGCTTGTTAACAAAAACAGTTCTGATATCAAAGGAAGGAATTCAAGTCTGGGAACTAGAGATGCTGATAAGTTGGCTGGGAATTTTGGGATGGCACAATCAGATTTTACAAAGTTGAGGCTTTGGTGTTTGTTGGTTTCGGGTTTCTCACAGATTGTTGCGCTGCGCCCCAACTTACAAATGTATTTGAATGAGGCAGTGTTATCTTGGTACCAGAGATTACATGCTAGTAAGGTTCCAGACTTGGACTTCAGTAGGGCAAAGATCTTCTTGCACAATTATTACCTCTGTTTAGTAGTTTTGCAGTTTTTTGCACCATCAATGCTGGTACTCATTTTTCTTGGTTTGTCTCAATTTGAGGGTGATTTATCTATGAAGGTCCCATTTGTATGCAGCTTTTTCCCTTGTTATGTGTTTGTAAAAGAAGTAGCTTTATTTATGGCTTGGTGGGTTGTCTTTGTTTGGACCCTTTTTACTTCAGCAAGCCTTGTTCTTTATCGTCGTGGTTTTTTGTATGTTTCTTGA